A stretch of the Flavobacterium aquiphilum genome encodes the following:
- a CDS encoding efflux RND transporter periplasmic adaptor subunit: MSKKTIYILIGSAIVIIGVLVGLSKAGIIGNKDKGKEVEIADAQTGTIVETVSATGKIQPEIEVKMASMVSGEIIDLPIKEGQVVKKGDLLLKINPDLYTSGLNRTVANLSVSKASLSQSDASFNQAKADYERNKVLYGKGIISKSDWDKSVASFEVAKASKQSAYYNVQSASASVNEARDNLGRTVIYAPADGTISVLNVELGERVLGTQQMAGTELLRVANLNNMEVEVDVNENDIVKIKVGDAANVEVDAYLKKQFKGVVTSISNSASTALTADQVTNFKVKVRILKESYKDLMVGKPDTYSPFRPGMTATVDIITTTKTNVVYVPISSVVVKSDTAAVKMPKIDDPKDSENKKPSPKSDKKLECVFVKVGDKAKIRIIKTGIQDDTNIEVMSGLKKGDVVITGPYTTVAKDLNSGDKVFVQKEDDKKK, from the coding sequence ATGTCAAAAAAAACAATTTACATATTAATAGGCTCAGCAATAGTAATTATTGGGGTTTTAGTAGGGCTTTCAAAAGCAGGAATTATTGGTAATAAAGACAAAGGCAAAGAAGTGGAGATTGCCGATGCCCAAACAGGAACGATAGTAGAAACTGTTTCGGCAACAGGTAAAATCCAACCGGAAATCGAGGTAAAAATGGCTTCGATGGTTTCGGGCGAGATTATAGATTTGCCAATAAAAGAAGGACAAGTTGTTAAGAAAGGTGATTTGTTGTTAAAGATAAATCCTGATCTATACACTTCCGGTTTGAATAGAACGGTCGCAAATTTGTCGGTTTCCAAGGCAAGTTTGAGCCAGTCCGATGCTTCTTTTAATCAGGCAAAAGCTGATTATGAAAGAAATAAGGTTCTCTATGGGAAAGGGATTATTTCAAAATCAGATTGGGATAAATCTGTGGCTTCTTTTGAGGTGGCAAAAGCCAGTAAACAATCGGCTTATTACAATGTGCAAAGCGCTTCGGCTTCCGTAAATGAAGCTAGAGACAACTTAGGAAGAACAGTAATTTACGCTCCTGCAGACGGAACTATTTCTGTGTTGAACGTAGAATTGGGAGAACGAGTTTTGGGAACGCAACAAATGGCAGGTACTGAGCTTTTAAGAGTTGCCAATCTAAACAATATGGAAGTTGAAGTTGATGTTAATGAAAATGACATTGTAAAAATAAAAGTTGGTGATGCTGCTAACGTTGAAGTAGATGCTTATTTGAAAAAACAATTCAAAGGAGTTGTAACAAGTATTTCCAATTCGGCGAGTACAGCTTTGACAGCTGATCAGGTAACCAACTTTAAAGTGAAAGTTAGAATTCTAAAAGAATCCTATAAAGATTTGATGGTTGGGAAACCGGATACATATTCTCCATTCCGACCAGGAATGACAGCGACGGTTGATATTATTACTACGACCAAAACCAACGTGGTTTATGTTCCAATCAGTTCGGTTGTTGTTAAGTCTGATACTGCAGCAGTGAAAATGCCTAAAATTGATGATCCAAAAGATAGCGAGAATAAAAAACCAAGTCCTAAAAGTGATAAAAAGCTAGAGTGTGTTTTTGTGAAAGTTGGAGATAAAGCTAAAATCCGAATTATAAAAACGGGAATTCAGGACGATACTAATATCGAAGTAATGTCCGGTCTTAAAAAAGGTGATGTTGTAATTACAGGGCCTTACACAACAGTTGCTAAAGATTTGAATTCCGGAGATAAAGTTTTTGTCCAAAAGGAAGACGATAAAAAGAAATAG
- a CDS encoding TolC family protein encodes MKKINYISAVFVFLIGFASQAQTKVWTLEECVRYALDNNITIKNSELDVKNADIDKKDAFGRYLPSVSGSASHSWNIGRNVNPVTNIATTQTTQYSQLGISSGVDIYKGLQNQNAYRRAKLGIIASQYQLLKIQEDVSLNVANAFLQILSFKEDLKVKKEQLSIDEKRLKRSEEMVKAGTIPRGDLFDLKATIATDKQNITVSENNLLISKLSLAQLLQLKEFADFDVVDDTNVNDENNIMSQKPIDIYNKAKETRTELKLAQTNLEIAEKNVTIAKGAYQPTLRGVYSFGTSASYSHMLSGVDSAGNPIYVSPDPIFDQFSNNKGHYFAFQLNVPIFNGFSVRNNVERNKVSLEKSKIDLEQKSLDLQRNVYTAFTDAKGALNTYESATVALEARQQSYDYAKEKYDVGLMNSFDFTQSQTLLTNAQSDVIRTKYEYLFRVKILEFYFGIPIVPIEKK; translated from the coding sequence ATGAAAAAAATAAATTACATAAGTGCCGTTTTTGTATTCTTGATTGGATTTGCTTCGCAGGCGCAAACTAAAGTATGGACTTTAGAGGAATGTGTGAGATATGCATTAGACAATAATATCACCATAAAAAATTCTGAATTAGATGTGAAAAATGCCGATATTGATAAAAAAGATGCTTTCGGTAGATATCTTCCTAGTGTAAGTGGTAGTGCATCCCATTCTTGGAACATTGGTAGGAATGTGAACCCAGTTACTAATATTGCTACTACACAAACAACACAATATTCACAATTAGGAATTAGTTCCGGTGTAGATATTTATAAAGGGTTACAAAATCAAAATGCATATCGAAGAGCGAAATTGGGAATTATTGCATCACAATATCAATTATTAAAAATACAAGAGGATGTTTCTCTGAATGTTGCAAATGCTTTTCTTCAAATTTTATCTTTTAAAGAAGATTTAAAAGTAAAAAAAGAGCAGTTATCAATTGATGAAAAACGTTTAAAACGTTCTGAAGAGATGGTAAAGGCAGGAACAATTCCAAGAGGTGATTTGTTTGATTTAAAAGCAACTATAGCGACAGATAAACAAAACATAACAGTTTCTGAGAATAATTTACTCATTTCTAAGTTAAGCTTGGCGCAGCTTTTACAGTTGAAAGAGTTTGCTGATTTTGATGTTGTTGATGATACAAATGTTAATGACGAGAACAACATAATGTCTCAAAAACCTATTGATATTTATAATAAAGCCAAAGAAACAAGAACTGAATTGAAATTGGCACAAACTAATCTTGAAATAGCTGAAAAAAATGTCACTATTGCTAAAGGAGCATATCAGCCAACTCTTAGAGGGGTTTATTCATTTGGTACAAGTGCCAGTTATAGTCACATGCTTTCAGGAGTGGATTCCGCAGGTAATCCAATTTATGTATCTCCAGATCCAATATTTGATCAGTTTAGTAATAATAAGGGACATTATTTTGCTTTCCAGTTAAATGTGCCAATTTTTAATGGGTTTTCTGTTAGAAATAATGTAGAACGCAATAAAGTAAGTTTGGAAAAATCCAAAATAGATTTAGAGCAAAAAAGTTTAGATTTGCAACGTAACGTTTATACAGCATTTACAGATGCAAAAGGAGCTTTGAATACCTATGAATCAGCTACGGTGGCTTTGGAGGCGAGACAGCAGTCTTATGATTATGCAAAAGAAAAATATGATGTTGGTTTAATGAATTCTTTTGATTTTACTCAGTCACAAACATTGTTGACTAATGCTCAATCTGATGTTATAAGAACAAAATATGAATACTTGTTCAGAGTAAAAATACTTGAATTTTATTTTGGAATTCCGATTGTTCCAATTGAAAAAAAATAA
- a CDS encoding efflux RND transporter periplasmic adaptor subunit, translated as MKKGVTITALILIAVVFFGALYYLYAKNQESPIVFETDKVEVKTIVKSTLATGNIVPDEEVLIKPNISGIIEAVYIKAGESVKAGDLIAKIKVVANVSSLSNSQNQVKTAKIALDNQEKLFKRQKTLFDKGVISANDFDAAQLAYNQAKQNYYASTQGLDIVKTGTSSGMGNYANTLIRSTVNGMVLDVPVKVGNQVIESNNFNEGTTIASVADVGRMIFVGKVDESEVGKIKLNMPIEITVGAIENKKFTAVLTDIAPKGKTENGAIQFEIKAKLTNRDNTFIRAGLSANASIILEKADNVQALKESLVQFDKKTTKPYVEVQTSPQKFQRKDITLGVSDGIYVQVKSGLKKSDKIKVWNQGLITEDAKPK; from the coding sequence ATGAAAAAAGGAGTAACCATAACCGCATTGATTTTAATAGCAGTAGTTTTTTTTGGAGCTTTATATTATTTGTATGCAAAAAACCAAGAATCACCTATTGTTTTTGAAACTGATAAGGTCGAAGTGAAAACGATAGTGAAAAGTACCCTTGCTACAGGAAATATCGTTCCAGATGAAGAAGTATTGATTAAACCAAATATTTCCGGAATCATAGAAGCTGTTTATATTAAAGCTGGTGAGTCGGTTAAAGCTGGAGATTTAATTGCAAAAATTAAAGTGGTTGCCAATGTGTCCAGTTTAAGCAATTCTCAAAATCAGGTGAAAACTGCAAAAATTGCATTGGATAACCAAGAGAAATTATTCAAAAGACAAAAAACTTTGTTTGATAAAGGAGTGATTTCTGCCAATGATTTTGATGCGGCACAATTGGCTTACAATCAGGCAAAGCAAAATTATTATGCGTCGACTCAAGGATTAGATATTGTGAAAACCGGGACTTCTTCAGGAATGGGGAATTATGCAAATACTTTGATTCGTTCAACTGTAAACGGAATGGTGTTAGATGTACCTGTAAAAGTGGGTAATCAGGTAATTGAGAGTAATAATTTTAACGAAGGAACCACTATTGCAAGTGTTGCTGATGTTGGAAGAATGATTTTTGTAGGGAAAGTAGATGAATCCGAAGTTGGTAAGATAAAATTAAATATGCCAATCGAAATCACCGTTGGAGCTATCGAAAATAAAAAGTTTACAGCTGTTTTAACAGATATTGCCCCAAAGGGGAAAACAGAAAACGGAGCTATCCAATTCGAAATTAAAGCAAAATTAACCAATAGAGATAATACTTTTATCAGAGCAGGTTTGAGTGCGAATGCTTCTATTATTTTGGAAAAAGCGGATAACGTTCAGGCTTTAAAAGAGTCTTTGGTTCAATTTGACAAAAAGACAACAAAACCTTATGTTGAGGTTCAAACCAGTCCTCAAAAATTTCAGAGAAAAGATATAACATTAGGTGTTAGCGATGGAATTTATGTACAGGTAAAAAGCGGCTTAAAAAAATCAGATAAAATAAAAGTTTGGAATCAAGGTTTGATAACTGAAGATGCAAAACCAAAATAA
- a CDS encoding ABC transporter permease: MFDRENWNEILEALTANTFRTLLTAFGVFWGIFILVILLAASNGLENGVKKGFDGIATNTMFMWTQTTSKPYKGLPKTRRYDFKNSDVDALKQKFPDLLYVSPRNQLGDFNGVSNVVRGTKTGAYTIYGDYPELVKQEQMDIVKGRFVNQQDILSKRKVTVIGQGVINELYKNGEEVMGTYIKINGINFMVVGVYKSKGQNNGNAESAQKNIFIPFTTFQQSFNFGDKVGWMALTANDEASITELRPGILAFMRERHSIHPDDERAVGNFDLFAEFQKVQDLFMVLKFIAYFVGTLVLLSGIIGISNIMLIVVKERTNEIGIRRALGATPGAIRSQILLEAIFLTIIAGMFGIAVATGLLAILNMILASMPADGMMFVNPSVDLVVVFIALMILVGSGLLAGLIPAQTAIKVKPVDALRTE, translated from the coding sequence ATGTTTGATAGAGAAAACTGGAACGAAATTCTAGAGGCTTTAACGGCCAATACCTTCCGAACGTTACTTACGGCTTTTGGTGTGTTTTGGGGTATATTTATTTTAGTGATTTTATTAGCCGCTTCAAATGGTCTTGAGAATGGTGTGAAAAAAGGATTTGATGGTATTGCTACTAATACCATGTTTATGTGGACACAAACTACATCAAAACCATACAAAGGTCTGCCAAAAACCAGAAGATATGATTTTAAAAATAGCGATGTCGATGCCTTAAAACAAAAATTTCCTGATTTATTGTATGTGTCTCCCCGTAATCAGTTAGGAGATTTTAATGGAGTGAGCAATGTAGTCAGAGGAACAAAAACAGGTGCTTATACTATTTATGGAGATTATCCAGAATTGGTAAAACAAGAGCAGATGGATATTGTAAAAGGGCGTTTTGTAAATCAGCAGGACATTCTTTCGAAGCGTAAAGTAACTGTAATAGGGCAGGGTGTCATTAATGAATTGTATAAGAATGGTGAAGAAGTAATGGGGACTTACATCAAAATAAATGGTATCAACTTTATGGTGGTTGGAGTATATAAATCTAAAGGACAAAATAATGGAAATGCGGAGTCTGCCCAAAAAAATATATTCATCCCTTTTACCACATTTCAGCAATCTTTTAATTTTGGAGATAAAGTAGGTTGGATGGCGCTTACTGCAAACGATGAAGCGTCAATTACTGAGCTTAGACCAGGGATTCTTGCATTTATGAGAGAAAGACATTCGATTCACCCAGATGATGAAAGAGCTGTCGGTAACTTTGATTTATTTGCTGAATTTCAAAAAGTACAGGACTTATTTATGGTTCTTAAATTCATCGCTTATTTTGTTGGAACATTAGTGTTATTGTCAGGTATTATTGGAATTTCAAATATTATGCTAATCGTTGTAAAAGAGCGTACTAATGAAATTGGAATCCGAAGAGCTTTGGGAGCCACACCGGGAGCCATTAGATCCCAAATATTATTAGAAGCAATTTTCCTGACAATAATAGCTGGAATGTTTGGTATAGCCGTTGCAACAGGTTTGTTGGCTATTTTGAACATGATTTTGGCGTCAATGCCTGCAGACGGGATGATGTTTGTCAATCCAAGTGTTGATTTAGTGGTTGTTTTTATCGCTTTAATGATTTTAGTTGGATCAGGGTTGTTGGCAGGACTTATTCCGGCGCAAACTGCGATAAAAGTTAAACCCGTAGATGCTTTAAGAACAGAATAA
- a CDS encoding ABC transporter permease yields the protein MFNIERWQEIFEAIAKNKLRTFLTGVSVASGIFILVILLGVGKGLQNGIEKQFERDAAGVIEVWSGATTKAYKGLNPGREIQFRNSDFDLAVQKYGDQLDKNGATATGWGITVSYGKESGNYQYRGVNTDGMEIENVSVIKGRYINANDLRNNVKAAVIGQKVKLDLFKEKNPIGEQITVANINFKVVGVFTDPGGEREESRVFVPLTTAQQVFGLGDKISYMAYTMKKKDTYEEAVAESEKFKNDYGKLLRTKNGAAPDDESAVGIFNSVKEAKKFYDLNLYIRLFFWWVGICTIIAGVVGVSNIMMIIVKERTKEIGIRKALGASPVSIILMILHESIFITTISGFMGLLTGLALLELIGPHAQSEYFQNPQVDFTVATSTLIVLVVAGALAGFVPAYRAAKIRPIVALRDE from the coding sequence ATGTTTAATATTGAACGTTGGCAAGAAATATTTGAGGCTATCGCCAAAAATAAACTGAGAACCTTTCTCACTGGAGTTTCTGTGGCTTCGGGTATCTTTATTTTGGTGATTCTTCTTGGTGTTGGAAAAGGTTTGCAAAACGGAATCGAAAAACAATTTGAACGTGATGCCGCTGGCGTAATTGAGGTTTGGTCAGGTGCGACAACTAAAGCATACAAGGGATTAAATCCTGGGAGAGAAATCCAATTTAGAAATAGCGATTTTGATCTTGCAGTGCAAAAATACGGGGACCAATTGGATAAAAATGGAGCTACTGCTACTGGCTGGGGAATTACCGTAAGTTATGGAAAGGAATCAGGAAATTATCAATACAGAGGTGTTAATACAGACGGTATGGAAATAGAAAATGTATCAGTTATAAAAGGCAGGTACATTAACGCAAATGATTTGAGAAACAATGTAAAAGCAGCTGTGATTGGTCAAAAAGTTAAATTAGATCTGTTTAAAGAAAAAAATCCTATAGGCGAACAAATTACTGTTGCGAATATTAATTTTAAAGTTGTTGGTGTGTTTACTGATCCAGGAGGGGAGAGAGAAGAAAGTAGAGTATTTGTGCCTTTAACTACAGCACAGCAGGTTTTTGGATTAGGAGATAAAATAAGTTATATGGCTTATACTATGAAAAAGAAAGACACTTATGAAGAAGCTGTAGCTGAGTCCGAAAAATTCAAAAATGATTATGGAAAATTATTGAGAACTAAAAATGGTGCCGCTCCTGATGATGAAAGCGCTGTTGGAATTTTTAATTCTGTCAAAGAAGCCAAAAAGTTTTATGATTTGAATCTTTATATTCGATTGTTTTTTTGGTGGGTTGGAATCTGTACTATTATTGCCGGTGTTGTTGGAGTTAGTAATATCATGATGATTATTGTAAAGGAAAGAACCAAGGAAATTGGGATTCGAAAAGCACTTGGGGCTTCGCCAGTTTCAATTATTCTAATGATTTTGCATGAATCTATTTTTATTACTACTATTTCTGGATTCATGGGATTATTAACAGGATTAGCTCTTTTAGAATTGATTGGTCCCCATGCGCAAAGCGAGTATTTTCAGAATCCGCAGGTCGATTTTACTGTTGCAACATCAACCTTAATAGTTTTGGTCGTTGCAGGAGCTTTAGCAGGATTTGTTCCAGCTTACAGAGCAGCAAAAATTAGGCCTATTGTAGCACTTAGAGACGAATAA
- a CDS encoding ABC transporter ATP-binding protein, with protein MIEIKDLHKSYKMGHSELHVLKGINFNIKEGELVAIMGSSGSGKSTLLNILGILDEADSGLYTLDKVPIKKLNETIASKYRNQFLGFVFQSFNLINYKSALDNVALPLYYQGVKRKERNDIAMKYLEKVGLASHSHHLPNELSGGQKQRVAIARALASNPKVLLADEPTGALDTMTSYEVMELIQGINDEGKTILIVTHEPDIAAMCKRNVVLKDGLIIDDKMIEQVRASSYV; from the coding sequence ATGATTGAAATTAAAGACTTACACAAATCATACAAAATGGGACATTCCGAATTGCATGTGCTAAAAGGAATTAATTTCAACATAAAAGAAGGGGAATTAGTCGCCATTATGGGGTCTTCAGGATCTGGAAAATCAACTTTACTTAATATCCTCGGAATCCTCGATGAAGCCGATTCTGGACTTTATACTTTGGACAAAGTGCCAATTAAAAAATTAAATGAAACTATTGCTTCCAAATATCGAAACCAATTCCTTGGTTTTGTTTTTCAATCTTTCAACCTGATTAATTACAAAAGTGCATTGGATAATGTGGCTTTGCCGCTGTATTATCAAGGTGTAAAGAGAAAAGAACGCAATGACATTGCCATGAAATACCTTGAGAAAGTTGGATTGGCTTCGCATTCACATCATTTGCCAAATGAACTTTCGGGAGGACAAAAACAACGTGTGGCTATTGCTAGAGCCTTGGCTTCCAATCCAAAAGTATTGTTGGCCGATGAGCCTACGGGGGCTTTGGACACCATGACTTCCTATGAGGTGATGGAGTTGATACAAGGAATTAACGATGAGGGAAAAACGATTTTGATTGTTACCCACGAACCGGATATTGCCGCTATGTGTAAAAGAAATGTGGTCCTGAAAGACGGATTGATTATTGATGACAAAATGATAGAACAAGTTAGAGCTTCGTCTTATGTTTAA
- a CDS encoding DUF4403 family protein: MLKPISILIICIVTVTLLTSCSSATSKIEALKPEPDDAVPLTYTNTPSFINLPVSIKLKDIQNQTNTLLNGLIYEDNNIEDDNIEIKVWKQAPITITNDLAKDGEKIKTVLPLKVWAKYRIGTKTMGVDLYKTQEFNLNGIVTLLSSVSLNNWRLSSKTSLKSLDWVESPTMTVFGKNMPVTYLINPAVSIFKSDIEKSIDSAIEKSMDFKPNVMDALSKICTPFEMSETYKSWLRIVPLEAYSTNAKLKNDSFLINMGMKCNMETLIGKKPESKFEPNKIVLKAVDKIPEQISANIAAVSNYQEASKLMTANFSGQEFGSGSKKVKVQNVALWHKDGKLIIALDLLGSVNGTIYLNGIPQYNDTTKEIYFDKLDYVLDTKSRLMRTANWLAQGMILRKMEESCRYSIKPNLDEAKQSMMTYLKNYSPMPGVFINGKMEDIKFEKIELTNQAMIAFIKVNGNINVSIDGLK, translated from the coding sequence ATGCTAAAACCTATTTCTATTCTAATTATTTGCATAGTTACAGTAACACTATTAACAAGTTGTTCTTCAGCTACCTCAAAAATTGAAGCCTTAAAACCCGAACCAGACGATGCCGTGCCATTAACCTACACTAACACACCTTCGTTTATAAACCTACCTGTCAGCATTAAGCTGAAAGACATTCAGAACCAAACGAACACTTTATTGAATGGCCTGATCTATGAAGACAATAACATTGAAGACGACAATATTGAGATTAAAGTTTGGAAACAGGCTCCAATTACGATTACCAATGATCTAGCAAAAGATGGTGAAAAAATAAAAACCGTTTTACCCTTAAAAGTTTGGGCAAAATACAGAATAGGAACCAAGACTATGGGAGTGGATTTATACAAAACACAAGAATTCAATCTAAACGGAATAGTCACTTTATTGAGCAGCGTAAGCCTGAACAATTGGCGTTTGAGTTCAAAAACATCTTTAAAATCATTGGACTGGGTCGAAAGCCCCACAATGACAGTTTTCGGAAAAAACATGCCGGTGACTTATCTTATCAACCCAGCCGTGAGCATTTTTAAATCAGATATTGAAAAAAGTATTGATTCGGCCATTGAAAAATCGATGGATTTCAAGCCCAACGTAATGGATGCTTTGTCCAAAATATGCACTCCTTTTGAAATGAGTGAAACCTACAAAAGTTGGCTTCGAATTGTTCCTTTAGAAGCTTATTCAACCAATGCCAAATTAAAAAACGATTCGTTTCTAATTAATATGGGGATGAAATGTAATATGGAAACTTTGATTGGAAAAAAACCGGAATCAAAATTTGAACCCAACAAAATTGTATTGAAAGCCGTAGATAAGATTCCTGAGCAGATTTCAGCTAATATCGCTGCAGTTTCCAATTATCAGGAAGCTTCCAAATTAATGACGGCTAATTTTTCGGGACAGGAATTTGGTTCGGGAAGCAAAAAAGTAAAAGTACAGAATGTTGCCCTATGGCACAAAGATGGAAAACTAATAATTGCTTTGGATCTCCTTGGCTCGGTAAATGGCACTATCTATCTAAATGGGATTCCGCAATACAATGACACCACAAAAGAAATCTATTTCGACAAATTGGATTATGTACTGGACACCAAAAGCCGATTAATGCGAACCGCAAACTGGCTGGCTCAGGGAATGATTTTAAGAAAAATGGAAGAAAGTTGTCGTTACTCAATCAAACCAAATTTGGACGAAGCCAAACAAAGCATGATGACATACCTAAAAAATTATTCTCCAATGCCTGGCGTTTTCATTAATGGAAAAATGGAAGACATCAAATTTGAAAAAATAGAACTAACCAATCAGGCAATGATTGCTTTCATAAAAGTAAACGGAAATATAAATGTTTCAATCGACGGACTTAAGTAA
- a CDS encoding DUF420 domain-containing protein, with amino-acid sequence MKENTIDQKFNKFIITVSILIPVVVAILFGVKLKDFGYDVQPLSFLPPIYATINGLTAIVLVAAVLSIKNGNRILHERLMTGAICLSVAFLVMYVAYHMTSDSTKFGDVNHDGALDLTEKANVGYARLVYFFILISHIILSIAVIPLVLVTYVRALANKFDKHRKIAKITFPIWLYVAVTGVIVYLMISPYYV; translated from the coding sequence ATGAAAGAAAATACAATTGACCAAAAGTTTAATAAATTTATAATTACCGTTTCCATATTAATTCCGGTTGTAGTTGCGATTCTTTTTGGGGTGAAGTTAAAAGACTTTGGATATGATGTTCAACCATTGTCCTTTTTGCCACCAATATATGCTACAATAAATGGTCTTACTGCAATTGTTTTGGTAGCTGCTGTATTAAGTATAAAAAATGGAAATAGAATTCTTCATGAAAGATTGATGACAGGAGCTATTTGTTTATCAGTAGCTTTTCTTGTGATGTATGTTGCTTATCACATGACATCTGATTCTACTAAATTTGGAGATGTCAATCATGATGGCGCCTTAGATTTAACTGAAAAAGCAAATGTGGGGTATGCAAGGTTGGTGTACTTTTTCATATTGATTTCGCACATTATTTTGTCTATAGCTGTTATTCCATTGGTTTTGGTTACTTACGTTCGTGCTCTGGCTAACAAATTTGATAAACATAGAAAAATTGCCAAAATCACTTTCCCGATTTGGCTTTATGTGGCCGTAACAGGAGTGATAGTATATTTAATGATTTCGCCTTATTATGTTTAG
- a CDS encoding SCO family protein has product MLKNKSYIGISFIILVFGIYAIPKIVDRMQNNSVVQGERLDKVGGSKAVDGKLIVIGPAPKFELTNQDNVKISNDFYKGKVYVLEFFFATCPSICPKMNANMVTLQNTFFGNPNFGIASITIDPEHDTPAVLKEHAKLLGVKSSNWNFLTGDKDYIYSLSNKGFNIYVGENSKAKGGFEHSGLFALIDKNGNIRCRKDDYGNPILYYDGLEKKGVRDIQQDIQALLKE; this is encoded by the coding sequence ATGCTTAAAAATAAATCATACATAGGGATTTCTTTTATAATACTTGTTTTTGGGATATATGCTATTCCGAAAATTGTTGATAGAATGCAAAATAATAGTGTTGTTCAGGGTGAACGATTGGACAAAGTAGGCGGATCTAAAGCGGTAGATGGAAAGTTAATTGTAATTGGCCCAGCTCCAAAATTTGAATTGACAAATCAGGACAATGTGAAAATTTCCAATGATTTTTATAAAGGGAAAGTATATGTTTTAGAGTTTTTCTTTGCAACCTGTCCTTCCATTTGCCCAAAAATGAATGCGAATATGGTAACACTTCAAAATACTTTTTTTGGAAATCCTAATTTCGGAATTGCTTCTATAACTATCGATCCAGAGCATGATACTCCTGCTGTTTTAAAAGAGCATGCCAAATTATTAGGAGTGAAATCATCTAATTGGAATTTTCTGACCGGTGACAAAGATTATATCTATAGTTTGTCAAATAAAGGATTTAACATCTACGTTGGCGAAAACAGTAAAGCCAAAGGAGGTTTTGAACATTCAGGGCTTTTTGCTTTAATTGATAAAAACGGAAATATAAGATGCAGAAAAGACGACTACGGTAATCCGATTTTATATTACGACGGATTGGAGAAAAAAGGAGTTAGGGACATTCAGCAAGATATACAAGCATTGTTAAAAGAATAA
- a CDS encoding cytochrome C oxidase subunit IV family protein: protein MSHEHVSNTKRIWTVFGLLSLITTVEVAFGIIRPDFLVNHHLITMSWLNWMFIILTLVKAYYIVWAFMHMEGEKKVLKNAVVFPLVFLVCYLIFILLTEGDYVFEVFKNATIKWNF from the coding sequence ATGTCACACGAACATGTTTCTAATACAAAAAGAATTTGGACTGTATTCGGTCTATTGTCTTTAATCACAACGGTTGAGGTTGCTTTCGGTATCATCAGACCAGATTTTTTAGTTAATCACCATCTTATTACTATGAGTTGGTTAAACTGGATGTTTATCATACTTACGTTAGTTAAAGCATATTATATTGTATGGGCATTTATGCACATGGAAGGAGAAAAAAAGGTGTTGAAAAATGCCGTTGTTTTTCCTTTAGTATTCTTAGTTTGTTATTTAATCTTCATTCTTTTAACGGAAGGGGATTATGTATTTGAGGTTTTTAAAAATGCTACCATTAAATGGAATTTTTAA